A genomic window from Candidatus Nitrospira nitrificans includes:
- a CDS encoding polysaccharide biosynthesis protein — MKRTFDVCMAALGLVFTAPLLAIISVLIKLDSQGPVIFRQIRVGQGFRPFAIQKFRTMAVDAPGSGLPLTVGQDSRITRIGRILRKCKLDELPQLWNVLVGDMSFVGPRPEVPRYVERLRSEFSEVLTVRPGITDLASLRYIDEASILAYSSNPEEEYQLKVLPEKLRLAKFYIRHMSLRLDLAIIIQTLLHIAGLPVVVFTHPELKAAVEPSLASPWTSLSSFIMRWRKPIVVVLDVGLILLANYFAFALRYDGSIPDGELHTFEQTVLALVAIRGVAFALFGLNEGLWRYTSLWDLQNIIGGVLTSTVVFYGWVHWVMGIYSYPRSIFAIDAILLIGLLAGVRLPARVLRDKPIFQKKRRVLVVGAGDSGERVVREMKTRTIFNCQPIGFVDDNAGLLNQRIHGVRVLGTVRDLPKLVEGLKPEVVVVAEPNATPEFLRDLVITLEPYNISIKTLPAKEELLTDQSAVSQIRNVSIPDLLSRAPIDLDKEATRQMVRGKCVLITGAGGSIGSELARQIALFEPKVLLLYERHENSLYNIHKELDDRRLVFPVVPLIGDVTDAQRLCSVLEEYKPQILFHAAAHKHVPLVELNPMEAVKNNCIGTRVTAEAASLYGVEQFVHISTDKAVNPSSVMGATKRVAELVIQDIARTSRTRFLLVRFGNVLGSSGSVLLRFQEQIRAGGPVTVTHPEIRRYFMLIPEAVQLVLQAATIGEQGHIYILDMGEQIKVLDIARSLIRLSGLNPGKDIPIRFVGLRPGEKLYEELVGEGEVAVRSSLEKILQIRTVSQLNFEEFREKLSGLEAASYGDAAGVLLERLKEIVPMFQTCVSDPESSALPVSTL, encoded by the coding sequence ATGAAACGCACATTTGACGTCTGCATGGCCGCCCTGGGGTTGGTGTTTACGGCGCCACTGCTGGCGATCATTTCCGTATTGATCAAGCTGGATTCTCAGGGCCCGGTGATCTTTCGTCAGATTCGAGTAGGACAGGGGTTTCGTCCCTTCGCCATACAGAAATTCAGAACCATGGCTGTGGATGCTCCTGGTTCCGGCTTGCCTCTTACAGTAGGACAAGATTCTCGCATTACGAGAATCGGTCGAATACTACGGAAATGCAAGCTCGATGAACTGCCCCAGCTATGGAATGTTCTCGTCGGTGATATGAGCTTTGTCGGCCCAAGGCCGGAAGTCCCGCGTTATGTTGAACGCCTACGTTCTGAGTTTTCTGAAGTGCTCACGGTCCGTCCTGGGATTACAGACTTGGCCTCGTTGAGATATATCGATGAGGCGTCGATCCTCGCGTATTCATCAAATCCCGAAGAAGAATATCAGCTTAAAGTTCTTCCGGAAAAGCTTCGATTGGCAAAGTTCTATATCCGGCATATGTCTTTGCGCCTCGATCTCGCCATTATCATACAAACATTGCTGCATATTGCTGGGCTTCCGGTAGTAGTTTTCACACATCCTGAACTAAAGGCCGCTGTCGAGCCTTCCCTGGCCTCTCCTTGGACGAGTCTGTCGTCCTTTATTATGAGGTGGCGAAAACCAATTGTTGTCGTTCTTGATGTGGGTTTGATCCTTCTGGCAAACTACTTTGCATTCGCCCTGAGATATGATGGGAGCATCCCCGATGGGGAGCTTCACACCTTCGAGCAAACAGTACTCGCGCTGGTGGCCATTCGAGGAGTAGCGTTTGCCTTGTTTGGCCTGAACGAAGGTTTGTGGAGGTATACGAGTCTGTGGGATCTCCAAAATATTATAGGGGGGGTCTTAACAAGTACGGTCGTATTTTATGGCTGGGTTCATTGGGTGATGGGGATTTATAGTTACCCGCGTTCTATATTTGCCATAGATGCCATCCTGCTCATCGGCCTTCTGGCCGGAGTGAGATTGCCCGCTCGCGTTCTTCGTGATAAACCGATTTTTCAGAAAAAGCGGAGAGTTTTGGTCGTCGGCGCTGGAGACTCAGGCGAACGCGTCGTTCGGGAGATGAAAACTCGAACGATATTCAACTGTCAGCCGATCGGATTTGTCGACGATAACGCTGGTCTTCTTAATCAGCGCATCCATGGAGTCAGAGTGTTGGGCACAGTGCGGGATCTTCCCAAGCTTGTAGAAGGGCTCAAACCGGAAGTAGTGGTGGTTGCGGAACCGAATGCGACTCCTGAGTTTCTGCGAGACCTCGTTATCACATTGGAGCCGTATAACATATCAATCAAAACCTTGCCCGCCAAGGAGGAACTTCTCACGGACCAAAGTGCCGTCAGTCAGATCCGCAATGTTTCGATCCCGGACCTTTTGTCAAGAGCTCCCATTGATCTTGACAAGGAAGCGACGAGACAGATGGTTAGGGGCAAGTGTGTGCTGATTACCGGTGCCGGCGGGTCGATTGGGTCGGAATTGGCTCGTCAAATTGCCTTGTTCGAGCCCAAAGTGCTCTTGCTCTATGAGCGACATGAGAACAGTTTGTACAACATTCATAAAGAATTAGATGATCGAAGACTTGTTTTCCCCGTTGTCCCGTTGATTGGTGATGTGACCGATGCCCAGCGGCTCTGTTCGGTGCTGGAAGAGTATAAACCACAGATCTTGTTTCATGCGGCAGCGCACAAGCATGTGCCTCTCGTGGAGCTGAATCCCATGGAGGCCGTGAAGAATAACTGCATCGGCACACGTGTAACGGCTGAAGCCGCGAGCCTCTACGGGGTCGAGCAATTCGTGCATATTTCGACTGATAAAGCGGTCAATCCATCAAGCGTGATGGGAGCTACCAAACGAGTAGCTGAACTTGTTATCCAGGATATTGCAAGGACTAGTCGGACTCGCTTCCTTCTGGTACGCTTTGGCAATGTTCTTGGGAGCAGTGGCAGTGTGTTGCTGCGATTCCAGGAACAAATCAGGGCCGGTGGACCCGTCACTGTTACACACCCGGAGATCCGACGATACTTTATGCTGATCCCTGAAGCAGTTCAGTTGGTGCTTCAGGCGGCAACCATCGGCGAGCAAGGCCACATTTATATCCTGGATATGGGAGAGCAAATCAAAGTCCTTGATATTGCTCGGAGTCTGATACGATTGTCCGGGCTCAATCCGGGGAAGGATATTCCTATTCGATTCGTCGGACTCCGTCCTGGGGAAAAGCTGTATGAGGAATTAGTCGGTGAGGGAGAGGTTGCCGTGCGATCATCCTTGGAGAAAATCTTGCAGATCCGGACAGTAAGCCAACTCAACTTCGAAGAGTTTCGAGAAAAGCTGTCTGGTTTGGAGGCTGCAAGTTATGGCGATGCGGCCGGTGTATTACTCGAACGACTCAAAGAGATCGTTCCGATGTTCCAAACCTGCGTCTCAGATCCGGAGTCTTCGGCATTGCCGGTTAGTACCTTGTAA
- a CDS encoding GumC family protein: MQYPESTASVEQTGMASVREYALIASRNKWVIAGAIAFSLTLAIGYLLIAPQYYQSQTLIVVEERKGIDQVINKGERADEHFERQLFLIQKQIISQDFLEVIAKELSLRRDGSNGQGEVASWIELAGMTKVERAMIDPAGGKGLQNLVDGFVVSFLDRDPQAARQVTARIADKFIEENNSEREKEIEGTGEFLEEELRLMKRELEKREENISNFKKSHLGNLPQQTDTNLRALDRVEAEIAATNESLQRHSDKLGTLNQEVHLYRTTGQSNFRSGTTRSMEPDPLFRHLKELREKLVKLRAEFWDGYPEIILTKEEIRQTEEELTNVYGPDALRVDKTTPLDPVLQDLLKQQSEERTEIALLRQRLDQLRTTKRDLERRLDRSPAVEQELLVLERDYNNLKSNYAMLLDKRLHTRVEENIGKRQKGGKYRILDRATLPREPVIPNKPRVLVLGFLFGCVLGTGLSLLREHLTPQFRSAEDVEFLLAGPRLLAAIPDFSSLWRTASTSGYFQAPALPRPSLGLTMRSQSEIAPNNQPLAERSSSHEIDRRFVAKLFPRSMAAEQYRVAAARLQLLNATGGSMVVAVTSAIKGEGKTTTVINLGYTLSRDFGRRVLVLDCDFVYPELRAFLESPVRYGLIDCLRSDIPVQQAMSAFTDVPCWIMPAGEAVADSNDLLRAGQLNRVLSQLREEFDYVLINAPPILPVATMNVLESHCDFLLLVVRANLTSKQAVKQAIGSLRADRPIHVILNGVASNSLPSYMLDYAVSEGRVAV; this comes from the coding sequence ATGCAATATCCTGAGTCAACCGCCTCAGTAGAACAAACAGGGATGGCTTCCGTTCGCGAGTATGCACTCATCGCATCACGCAACAAGTGGGTTATTGCGGGTGCGATAGCTTTTTCTTTGACCTTGGCCATCGGGTATTTGCTGATTGCTCCTCAATACTATCAATCACAGACGCTGATCGTGGTGGAAGAACGCAAGGGGATCGATCAAGTTATCAATAAGGGAGAAAGAGCGGATGAACATTTCGAGAGGCAGCTCTTTCTTATTCAGAAACAAATTATCAGTCAAGATTTCTTGGAGGTGATAGCAAAGGAACTCAGTCTGCGCCGGGATGGATCTAATGGCCAAGGTGAGGTAGCGAGTTGGATTGAGTTGGCAGGCATGACGAAGGTTGAGCGGGCCATGATCGACCCAGCCGGCGGAAAAGGTTTGCAGAACTTGGTTGATGGCTTTGTGGTCTCCTTTCTGGATCGGGACCCACAAGCGGCCAGGCAGGTGACTGCCCGAATCGCAGACAAATTCATTGAGGAGAATAACAGTGAGCGTGAGAAAGAGATCGAGGGCACGGGCGAGTTTCTCGAAGAAGAACTTCGATTGATGAAACGCGAGCTGGAGAAGAGAGAGGAAAACATCAGTAACTTCAAGAAGTCTCATCTCGGTAACCTTCCTCAGCAGACGGACACAAACCTTCGGGCCTTGGATCGAGTAGAAGCAGAGATCGCCGCCACGAACGAGAGTCTTCAGCGTCACTCCGACAAACTTGGCACGCTGAATCAAGAGGTTCACCTGTATCGTACGACCGGACAGTCGAATTTTAGGAGTGGAACCACACGCTCGATGGAACCCGATCCACTATTTCGGCACCTAAAGGAACTCCGAGAGAAGCTCGTCAAACTCAGAGCTGAATTTTGGGATGGATATCCCGAGATCATCTTAACGAAGGAGGAAATTCGGCAAACTGAAGAGGAGTTGACGAATGTATATGGTCCGGATGCGCTTCGGGTGGACAAAACGACGCCGCTGGACCCGGTCCTTCAGGATCTGTTGAAACAGCAGAGCGAAGAGCGAACCGAGATAGCTCTTCTCCGCCAACGTCTAGACCAACTGCGCACTACCAAGAGAGATCTTGAAAGACGTCTCGATAGGTCGCCTGCCGTTGAACAGGAGTTGCTCGTTCTCGAACGAGACTACAACAATTTGAAGAGCAATTACGCGATGCTCCTTGATAAGCGGTTGCATACACGGGTTGAAGAAAACATCGGAAAACGGCAGAAGGGCGGAAAGTATCGCATACTGGATCGCGCCACTTTGCCGCGGGAGCCGGTTATTCCAAACAAGCCAAGGGTTTTAGTACTGGGGTTCCTATTCGGGTGTGTTTTAGGGACAGGGTTGTCTCTCTTGCGTGAACACCTCACTCCTCAGTTCCGAAGCGCAGAAGATGTAGAATTTCTGCTCGCAGGCCCTCGACTGCTGGCAGCCATCCCTGATTTTTCATCGCTGTGGCGTACGGCCAGCACCTCGGGGTATTTCCAGGCACCTGCTCTGCCAAGACCTTCATTGGGACTGACCATGAGGTCTCAGTCGGAGATCGCACCGAACAACCAACCGCTAGCCGAACGGTCGAGTTCGCACGAGATCGACCGGAGATTTGTTGCGAAGCTGTTCCCTCGCTCTATGGCTGCTGAACAGTATCGTGTGGCTGCGGCGAGATTGCAGTTGCTCAATGCGACCGGGGGATCGATGGTTGTTGCTGTGACGAGTGCCATCAAAGGCGAAGGGAAAACCACGACCGTCATTAATCTCGGGTATACTCTGTCGCGAGATTTTGGTAGGCGTGTACTCGTGCTGGATTGTGACTTTGTCTATCCGGAATTGAGGGCCTTCCTAGAATCACCGGTACGATATGGGCTTATTGATTGTCTCCGAAGTGACATTCCGGTGCAGCAGGCCATGAGTGCTTTCACTGATGTCCCATGCTGGATTATGCCGGCCGGCGAAGCTGTAGCTGACTCGAACGACCTATTACGGGCTGGTCAACTCAATCGTGTCTTGTCACAATTGCGAGAGGAATTTGACTATGTCCTCATAAATGCCCCGCCAATTCTTCCGGTAGCTACGATGAATGTGCTGGAAAGTCATTGCGATTTTCTCCTTCTTGTCGTAAGAGCCAACCTGACTTCCAAGCAAGCCGTCAAACAGGCGATAGGATCACTGCGCGCAGACAGACCCATCCATGTGATTCTCAATGGCGTGGCATCAAATTCTCTCCCAAGCTATATGTTGGATTACGCTGTCAGCGAGGGGCGAGTAGCAGTTTAA
- a CDS encoding DegT/DnrJ/EryC1/StrS family aminotransferase yields MKEFLPFHRSDVGEEEVSEVVEVLRSGWLTTGPKVREFEREFAAMVGAEHAVAVNSCTAALHLALEAAGVSEGDEVLVPTMTFAATAEVVTYFKARPVLIDCMPDTLNLNTDCIQQAITDKTKAIIPVHFAGHPCDLKPIHTIAQNHNLYVIEDAAHALPARYHGKMIGGISDATCFSFYATKNITTGEGGMVTTNNAEWAARMRMMSLHGLSRDAWNRYSAQGSWYYEILSPGFKYNLTDIAAALGLAQLKKCERFWKGREHYTTLYQEGFHDLPEIMCPPAASHVQHAWHLYVIQLNLDRLQIGRDEFIRQLQQAGIGCSVHFIPLHLHPYHRDRGGYRPEDFPVASRAFERIVSLPLYSKMTEGEVNRVIETVRELIKRNRR; encoded by the coding sequence ATGAAAGAATTTTTGCCTTTTCATAGGTCTGATGTTGGCGAAGAAGAAGTATCAGAAGTAGTGGAGGTACTTCGCTCTGGTTGGTTGACAACGGGGCCCAAGGTGCGGGAATTTGAGCGGGAATTTGCCGCAATGGTTGGAGCTGAGCACGCTGTCGCAGTTAATTCCTGTACGGCCGCCCTCCATCTTGCCCTTGAAGCAGCTGGTGTGAGCGAGGGGGATGAAGTGCTGGTCCCGACAATGACCTTTGCCGCAACGGCTGAGGTGGTGACCTACTTCAAAGCTCGACCAGTTCTGATCGATTGCATGCCGGACACGCTGAATCTAAACACGGATTGTATCCAACAGGCCATCACAGATAAAACGAAAGCGATCATTCCTGTCCATTTTGCTGGGCATCCGTGCGACCTGAAACCCATTCACACGATCGCACAGAATCATAATCTATACGTGATCGAAGATGCCGCCCATGCTTTGCCGGCTCGATATCATGGCAAAATGATCGGCGGGATCTCTGATGCCACGTGTTTTTCATTCTACGCGACGAAGAATATCACCACAGGCGAAGGCGGAATGGTTACCACGAATAACGCCGAATGGGCGGCTCGCATGCGGATGATGAGTTTGCATGGTCTCAGTCGAGATGCGTGGAATCGCTACTCTGCGCAAGGTTCGTGGTATTACGAAATACTCTCGCCTGGTTTTAAGTACAATCTGACGGATATCGCCGCGGCGCTTGGTTTGGCTCAATTGAAGAAGTGTGAACGTTTTTGGAAAGGACGCGAACACTATACCACTCTGTATCAGGAAGGTTTTCACGATCTCCCCGAGATAATGTGTCCTCCAGCCGCGTCCCATGTACAGCATGCATGGCATCTGTACGTCATTCAGTTGAATCTGGATCGTTTGCAGATCGGTCGCGATGAATTCATCCGGCAACTGCAACAAGCCGGTATCGGCTGCAGCGTGCACTTTATTCCCCTCCATTTGCATCCCTATCATCGGGACAGGGGAGGCTACCGACCTGAGGATTTCCCCGTTGCTAGCAGAGCATTCGAACGGATCGTTTCATTGCCGTTGTACTCGAAGATGACGGAGGGCGAGGTCAATCGTGTGATTGAGACCGTTCGTGAGCTTATCAAGAGGAACCGCCGGTGA
- a CDS encoding Gfo/Idh/MocA family oxidoreductase: MSNESDQREHRKVHVAVVGAGYWGKNLVRNFAGLGALAAICDNDAERLASFGTQHPGVKLVRAYSEVLCDETIEAVAIATPAEGHADSVREALLAGKDVFVEKPLCLSVHEGAELVALAKKNNRILMVGHLLWYHPAVLKLKELIRTGELGHIQYIYSNRLNLGKIRREENILWSFAPHDISVILGLLNETPDGVLAQGGNYLHQHIADVTISLLSFPSGVKAHIFVSWLHPFKEQKLIVVGDRKMAVFDDLEKKDKLFLYPHSIDWKDNLPIANKADAQTVELEQGEPLRAECLHFLDCVATRTKPRTDGEEGLRVLSVLQRCQEALEQKSGQPRTTAASKPDRHYFAHESAFVDEAVEIGEGTSIWHTSHILKGSRIGKNCKIGQNVVVGPRVTVGHGVKIQNNVSVYEGVTLEDHVFCGPSMVFTNVFNPRSEIPRMNELRQTLVKRGTTLGANSTILCGITIGRYAFVGAGTVVTKDVPDHALVVGNPGRVTGWMCLCGVKLRVKGKKAACPTCGQQYRVERTGMTAV; this comes from the coding sequence ATGAGTAATGAATCTGATCAACGTGAACATCGCAAGGTTCACGTGGCTGTCGTGGGAGCCGGCTATTGGGGGAAGAACCTGGTGCGTAACTTTGCCGGCTTGGGAGCGCTCGCTGCCATCTGTGACAATGATGCCGAACGGTTAGCGTCGTTTGGCACGCAGCATCCAGGTGTGAAGCTGGTCCGAGCCTATTCGGAGGTGCTGTGTGATGAGACGATAGAGGCCGTGGCAATTGCCACACCAGCCGAGGGACACGCAGATTCGGTACGGGAGGCCTTGCTGGCCGGTAAAGACGTCTTTGTAGAGAAGCCGCTCTGTCTGTCAGTCCACGAGGGCGCCGAGCTCGTTGCCTTGGCTAAGAAGAATAATCGCATTCTCATGGTCGGACATCTCCTCTGGTATCACCCTGCCGTGCTGAAACTGAAGGAATTGATCCGGACGGGAGAATTGGGCCACATTCAGTACATCTATTCAAACCGATTGAATCTGGGTAAGATCCGCCGGGAAGAGAATATTCTCTGGAGCTTTGCGCCCCACGATATCTCCGTCATCCTGGGGCTGCTCAATGAAACTCCCGATGGAGTCCTCGCCCAAGGTGGGAACTACCTCCATCAGCATATCGCCGACGTGACTATCAGTCTGCTGTCGTTCCCAAGTGGAGTGAAGGCCCATATCTTCGTTTCCTGGCTGCATCCCTTCAAGGAACAGAAACTGATCGTGGTAGGCGACCGAAAGATGGCGGTGTTCGACGATCTGGAGAAAAAGGACAAGCTGTTTCTCTATCCTCATTCCATCGACTGGAAGGACAATCTCCCAATCGCGAACAAAGCGGACGCCCAGACTGTTGAACTGGAACAGGGAGAGCCCCTGCGAGCTGAATGCCTGCATTTCCTGGACTGTGTGGCAACGCGCACCAAGCCGAGAACGGACGGGGAGGAAGGGTTGCGGGTACTGTCCGTGTTGCAGCGATGCCAAGAGGCGCTGGAACAGAAGTCCGGTCAGCCCAGGACAACAGCTGCCTCGAAGCCAGATAGACATTACTTTGCCCATGAATCGGCCTTCGTTGACGAAGCGGTGGAAATAGGCGAGGGAACGAGTATTTGGCACACGTCTCATATCCTCAAAGGATCGCGTATCGGGAAGAACTGCAAAATCGGGCAGAATGTTGTCGTCGGTCCCCGTGTTACCGTGGGCCATGGAGTCAAAATTCAAAATAACGTGTCCGTATATGAAGGCGTCACACTTGAAGACCATGTCTTCTGCGGGCCATCAATGGTATTTACAAACGTGTTTAATCCTCGAAGCGAGATTCCTCGTATGAACGAGCTGCGGCAGACGCTTGTAAAACGAGGAACCACACTGGGGGCCAATTCAACCATTTTGTGCGGGATTACAATCGGGCGATATGCATTCGTCGGTGCAGGAACGGTGGTGACCAAGGACGTGCCGGATCACGCACTCGTAGTAGGCAATCCCGGACGGGTGACAGGTTGGATGTGTCTGTGCGGGGTGAAACTCCGCGTCAAGGGTAAGAAAGCCGCCTGTCCGACCTGTGGGCAACAATACCGCGTCGAACGTACCGGAATGACGGCAGTTTAG
- a CDS encoding DegT/DnrJ/EryC1/StrS family aminotransferase — MGVPLLDLKAHHEPLQQEIMAALERTFRSQAFILGPDVGKLEERVAVYCQTTYGIGVSSGTDALLVALMALGIGPGDEVLTTPYSFFATAGAVVRLGAKPVLVDIDPVTYNLDPAKIKSALTANSKAIIPVHLYGQCADMAPIMDVAKQHSLSVIEDAAQAIGSEYGDGRRACSIGTIGCLSFFPSKNLGCLGDGGMVVTNDPDLAERMRVLRVHGSKPKYYHKRIGGNFRLDTIQAAVLNVKLNYLDGWTKRRQENASRYESLFKQSGLMQKGKVKLPEPVYRNSGAKHYHIYNQFVLRVEQRDALMTHLKQKGIGAEIYYPVPFHLQECFSYLGYREGDFPESERAAKETVAVPIYPELTGEQQTEVVEAITAFYR; from the coding sequence ATGGGTGTTCCATTACTTGATTTGAAAGCGCATCACGAACCGCTCCAGCAGGAAATCATGGCGGCGTTGGAGCGGACGTTCCGGAGCCAAGCCTTTATTCTCGGTCCGGATGTCGGTAAGTTGGAGGAACGAGTCGCTGTCTATTGCCAGACGACGTATGGTATCGGCGTGAGCTCCGGGACCGACGCCCTGCTGGTCGCCCTCATGGCTCTCGGTATCGGCCCCGGTGATGAGGTCCTCACCACGCCGTATTCCTTCTTTGCCACGGCCGGAGCAGTCGTGCGACTGGGCGCTAAACCGGTGCTTGTAGACATTGATCCCGTCACCTATAACCTCGATCCTGCAAAAATTAAGTCGGCGCTGACGGCCAACAGCAAGGCGATTATTCCGGTCCATCTTTACGGACAATGCGCCGATATGGCCCCGATTATGGATGTGGCCAAGCAGCACAGTCTGAGCGTCATCGAGGATGCGGCCCAAGCCATTGGTTCGGAATATGGCGACGGGCGACGAGCCTGCAGCATTGGAACCATCGGCTGCCTGTCGTTTTTTCCGAGCAAGAATCTTGGATGCTTGGGCGATGGCGGAATGGTCGTGACCAACGATCCTGATCTCGCCGAGCGGATGCGAGTCCTGCGAGTCCATGGCAGCAAGCCCAAGTATTATCACAAGCGAATTGGAGGGAACTTCCGTCTCGATACGATTCAGGCCGCAGTTCTAAACGTCAAGCTCAACTACCTTGATGGGTGGACCAAAAGACGGCAGGAGAACGCCAGTCGGTACGAGAGCTTGTTTAAGCAGAGCGGCCTCATGCAGAAGGGGAAAGTGAAATTGCCAGAGCCTGTCTATCGCAACTCGGGCGCGAAGCACTACCACATTTATAACCAATTTGTGCTCAGAGTTGAGCAGCGAGATGCCCTCATGACCCATTTGAAGCAGAAAGGAATCGGGGCGGAAATTTACTATCCGGTCCCGTTCCATCTGCAAGAATGTTTTTCCTACTTAGGTTACCGGGAGGGAGACTTTCCTGAGTCGGAGCGCGCAGCCAAGGAGACTGTCGCGGTTCCCATCTATCCCGAGCTGACTGGCGAACAACAGACCGAGGTGGTGGAGGCGATAACAGCGTTCTACAGGTAG
- a CDS encoding ABC transporter transmembrane domain-containing protein has protein sequence MGLPLTRLRQLLTTRDQRRAALLLGAMVLAGFIDVAGVTSILPFMAVVANPAVIETNRWLHALFTGLAFDSPQRFLIGLGLGALGLLLLSNAVSLATAAAILRFASRLGHHLSRRILTSYLRQPYAYFLDHNTSHLVVSCTEDVVRVTNGIVAPTLQALAKGVIVLSLLLLVLWVDPWLALSVGLVLGTLYTGVFLGVRHFVTRLGAASKHAHRERVRLATEMLHGIKELKILGQDQAYPQRFAHWSAVYARNQWLSATVTLVPRYAIESLAFGSMIGVVLYLLATHRAFTDAMPVLVLYAFTAYRLLPAFQQLFSSATQIRFNLSSLEALEAQLTGSARVPVREAPPRGPERGAA, from the coding sequence ATGGGGCTTCCCCTGACACGACTGCGGCAGCTCTTGACCACCCGGGACCAACGGCGCGCGGCGCTGCTGCTCGGGGCGATGGTGCTGGCCGGCTTCATCGACGTCGCGGGCGTGACCTCGATCTTGCCGTTCATGGCCGTGGTGGCCAACCCGGCCGTGATCGAGACGAATCGCTGGTTGCACGCGCTGTTTACCGGGCTGGCATTCGACTCCCCCCAGCGCTTTCTGATCGGTTTGGGGCTGGGGGCGTTGGGGCTCCTGCTCCTCAGTAACGCCGTGTCGCTCGCCACCGCGGCGGCCATCTTGCGGTTTGCGAGCCGGCTGGGGCACCACCTGTCCCGGCGGATCCTCACGAGCTATTTGCGGCAACCCTACGCCTATTTTTTGGACCACAATACCTCACACCTGGTGGTGTCCTGCACGGAGGATGTGGTCCGCGTCACCAACGGCATCGTCGCGCCGACCCTCCAGGCGCTGGCCAAAGGGGTCATCGTCCTCAGCCTCCTGCTGCTGGTGCTGTGGGTCGATCCCTGGTTGGCGCTCTCAGTCGGGCTGGTGCTTGGGACCCTCTACACCGGCGTGTTTCTCGGGGTGCGGCACTTCGTGACCCGCCTGGGCGCGGCCAGTAAACACGCCCACCGCGAACGGGTGCGCCTGGCCACCGAGATGTTGCATGGGATCAAGGAGCTCAAGATTCTGGGCCAAGATCAAGCCTATCCCCAACGGTTTGCGCACTGGTCGGCGGTGTATGCCAGGAATCAGTGGCTCAGCGCCACTGTGACGCTGGTGCCGCGCTACGCGATCGAAAGCCTCGCGTTTGGCTCGATGATCGGGGTGGTGCTCTATCTGCTGGCGACGCACCGAGCGTTCACCGACGCGATGCCGGTGCTGGTCCTCTATGCCTTCACGGCCTACCGGTTGCTGCCGGCCTTTCAGCAGCTCTTCAGTAGCGCCACGCAGATCCGGTTCAATCTGAGCTCCTTGGAGGCGCTGGAAGCGCAGCTGACAGGGTCGGCGCGCGTCCCCGTCCGCGAGGCCCCGCCGCGGGGGCCCGAGCGCGGCGCCGCGTGA